Proteins from a genomic interval of Granulicella sp. L56:
- the ftcD gene encoding glutamate formimidoyltransferase — translation MNPDAIIECVPNFSEGTDPAKVAKIVAAMQVEGVSLLDWSLDTAHNRSVITVAGPPAAVIAAAVKSVGKAAELIDLTKQKGVHPRIGAADVVPFIPVSGISMAECAVLARQAGLLIWRTYGVPVYFYGAAAARPDRVQLEEVRKGQFEGLREATRRDSSRSPDIGGPGLHETAGASAVGARNFLIAYNVHLHQPDISAARAIARDIRASNGGLHGVKAIGVVANGRAQVSMNITEFRITPMRHIHATIQHLAQRHGVLIDDAELIGLIPEEAYEADSEWVKQITGFDPALKVLERRLEQPLAWPPSDVK, via the coding sequence ATGAATCCTGACGCGATCATCGAGTGTGTCCCCAACTTTTCTGAAGGTACCGATCCGGCGAAGGTAGCTAAAATCGTCGCGGCGATGCAGGTCGAAGGCGTAAGCCTGCTCGACTGGTCGCTCGATACGGCGCACAATCGCTCCGTCATCACTGTTGCAGGACCACCGGCAGCGGTGATTGCGGCAGCAGTCAAGTCTGTCGGCAAGGCGGCAGAGCTGATCGACCTCACCAAGCAGAAAGGCGTTCATCCTCGCATCGGCGCTGCGGACGTCGTCCCGTTCATCCCCGTCAGCGGCATCTCGATGGCGGAGTGCGCCGTGCTGGCGCGGCAGGCAGGTCTGCTGATATGGAGAACCTACGGCGTTCCTGTCTACTTTTACGGAGCCGCCGCCGCACGTCCCGATCGCGTCCAGCTTGAAGAGGTACGCAAAGGCCAGTTCGAGGGACTGCGTGAAGCAACGCGCCGTGATTCATCCCGCAGCCCAGATATTGGCGGGCCAGGGCTGCACGAGACGGCAGGCGCTTCCGCTGTTGGAGCGCGGAACTTCCTCATCGCCTACAACGTGCATCTGCACCAGCCGGACATCTCCGCTGCACGCGCCATCGCTCGCGACATCCGCGCCTCGAATGGTGGTTTGCATGGAGTGAAGGCTATCGGCGTCGTCGCCAATGGCCGCGCCCAGGTGAGCATGAACATCACCGAATTCCGCATCACTCCCATGCGACACATTCACGCGACGATCCAGCATCTCGCGCAGCGGCACGGCGTTCTCATCGACGACGCTGAACTCATCGGCCTTATTCCCGAAGAGGCCTACGAAGCGGATTCGGAGTGGGTAAAGCAGATCACCGGCTTCGATCCTGCGCTCAAAGTTCTGGAGCGGCGGTTGGAGCAGCCGCTCGCGTGGCCTCCGTCTGATGTAAAGTGA
- a CDS encoding acyloxyacyl hydrolase: MTKGFRGIARPLIGIFALALSAHFATAQALATNSDANPFHANSGKLPLELGVLVQSGVGLTEDRNSFKFLMAGVHAGKVLTGDYLPGPLHGNFEYAVEVFPFWQSYTPKFQRANCTTAPNSPDLSCSPLYTVGGTYSGISITPIILRWNFTGTRRISPWIQGAGGVLWTNHKYPAFGGQPLSVFNDGPNTDASVWNFTPQGGVGVHYFLRPRRSIDFGANAVHISSASLGDKNPGVNASVQFTIGYSWWK; encoded by the coding sequence GTGACCAAGGGATTTCGCGGCATAGCAAGACCACTCATCGGGATATTCGCTCTTGCACTCTCTGCTCACTTCGCAACCGCGCAGGCTCTGGCGACAAACAGCGACGCAAACCCTTTCCACGCCAACTCCGGCAAACTGCCGTTAGAGTTGGGCGTGCTCGTTCAGAGCGGAGTCGGCTTGACGGAGGACCGCAACAGCTTCAAATTCCTGATGGCTGGTGTTCATGCGGGAAAAGTCCTCACCGGCGATTATCTGCCCGGCCCGCTGCACGGTAACTTCGAGTATGCGGTCGAGGTCTTCCCCTTCTGGCAGTCCTACACGCCGAAGTTCCAGCGCGCCAACTGCACGACTGCCCCCAACTCGCCTGACCTGTCCTGTTCGCCCCTCTACACCGTAGGCGGAACCTACAGCGGTATCTCCATCACCCCCATCATCCTGCGTTGGAACTTTACCGGTACACGCCGCATCTCACCATGGATACAAGGTGCGGGAGGGGTTCTTTGGACAAACCACAAATACCCAGCGTTTGGCGGCCAGCCTCTGAGTGTCTTCAACGACGGCCCCAACACCGACGCCAGCGTGTGGAACTTCACTCCGCAGGGAGGCGTCGGGGTTCACTACTTCCTTCGGCCTCGCCGCTCCATCGACTTCGGCGCCAACGCGGTGCATATCTCCTCGGCCTCGCTCGGCGACAAAAACCCCGGAGTGAATGCCAGTGTCCAATTCACGATCGGCTATTCCTGGTGGAAGTAA
- a CDS encoding YebC/PmpR family DNA-binding transcriptional regulator: MSGHSKWATIKHKKGALDAKRGKIFTRLIKEITIAAKTGGGGDPDGNPRLRGAIVAAKAENMPADNIKRAIQRGTGELEGISYEEITYEGYGPGGVAVIVDVLTDNKNRAVSEIRHAFSKNGGNLGESNSVGWMFSKKGVIVIAKSAASEDKLTEIVLDAGAEDLSDEGENWEVLCDPKDFEAVTNALKAANITPEHAEVTKIASTYTKLEGSQANAMIRLLEVLEDLDDTQNVYSNFDMDEAAMANAGH; encoded by the coding sequence ATGTCCGGCCATTCAAAATGGGCCACAATCAAGCATAAAAAGGGCGCGCTTGACGCCAAACGTGGCAAGATCTTCACCCGTCTGATCAAGGAAATCACCATCGCTGCCAAAACTGGCGGCGGCGGCGACCCAGACGGCAATCCCCGTCTCCGTGGCGCGATCGTCGCGGCCAAGGCGGAGAACATGCCCGCCGACAACATCAAGCGCGCCATCCAGCGCGGCACCGGCGAGCTCGAAGGCATCTCCTATGAGGAGATTACTTACGAGGGCTACGGTCCCGGCGGGGTAGCAGTCATTGTCGATGTGCTCACCGACAATAAGAACCGTGCCGTCAGCGAAATTCGCCATGCCTTTTCCAAGAATGGCGGCAACCTCGGCGAATCCAATTCCGTTGGCTGGATGTTCTCGAAAAAAGGCGTCATCGTCATCGCCAAATCGGCAGCTAGCGAGGACAAGCTTACCGAGATCGTCCTCGACGCCGGAGCGGAAGACCTGAGCGACGAAGGCGAAAATTGGGAAGTGCTCTGCGACCCCAAGGACTTCGAGGCGGTCACCAACGCGCTGAAGGCCGCGAATATCACGCCCGAGCACGCCGAGGTCACCAAGATCGCTTCGACTTACACCAAGCTCGAAGGCTCTCAGGCAAATGCCATGATTCGGCTGCTGGAAGTGCTCGAAGATCTAGACGACACGCAAAACGTCTACTCCAACTTCGACATGGATGAAGCTGCGATGGCAAATGCAGGACATTAA
- the lysA gene encoding diaminopimelate decarboxylase, with protein sequence MKKAEPKASPRPFAYRNRTLHCDGADLSALAEDHGTPLYVYSAQQISARFRLFEEAFQGQPHTICYAVKANSSLAILRLLAQHGAGFDIVSGGELERVRKAHRPALAKVVFSGVGKQVWEIDAALKANILLFNVESEAELYLLAARAETLGIRARFALRVNPDVFADTHPYISTGLSEHKFGIDIKASRAIYRKASKSKWLDAAGVSVHIGSQIRKVDPFAAATARVTALIADLKSDGHNIRYIDAGGGLGIDYGTTAFDPAQQVQKYAAALRKGLATESAHLIIEPGRFIVAQAGALLTRVLFVKKNGSKTFVITDAGMNDLIRPSLYHAHHEILPIKQPRTATPSIMADIVGPVCESGDFFARDRVLAAVKPGDLVLILDAGAYGMSLTSNYNSRPRPAEILVEEGSARLIRRRETMRDLLAPEVL encoded by the coding sequence CTGAAAAAAGCTGAACCCAAAGCTAGCCCTCGTCCCTTCGCCTATCGCAACCGCACGCTTCACTGCGACGGGGCTGACCTCTCCGCCCTCGCCGAAGATCACGGCACCCCGCTCTACGTCTACTCGGCGCAGCAGATCTCCGCACGCTTTCGGCTTTTTGAAGAGGCCTTCCAAGGCCAGCCGCATACCATCTGCTACGCGGTCAAAGCCAACTCGTCTCTGGCCATCCTTCGCCTGCTCGCGCAGCATGGAGCAGGCTTCGACATCGTCTCCGGCGGCGAGCTGGAGCGCGTCCGCAAGGCGCACAGGCCTGCACTGGCAAAGGTCGTCTTCTCAGGCGTAGGCAAGCAGGTCTGGGAGATCGACGCAGCTCTCAAGGCCAACATCCTCCTCTTCAACGTCGAGTCCGAGGCCGAGCTATACCTCCTCGCCGCCCGCGCCGAAACCCTTGGCATCCGCGCGCGCTTCGCCCTTCGCGTCAATCCCGACGTCTTCGCCGACACCCATCCCTATATCTCTACCGGCCTCAGCGAGCACAAGTTCGGCATCGACATCAAGGCCTCCCGCGCGATCTACCGCAAAGCGTCTAAGTCAAAGTGGCTCGACGCCGCCGGAGTCAGCGTCCACATCGGCTCGCAGATTCGCAAGGTCGATCCCTTCGCCGCAGCCACGGCTCGCGTCACCGCCCTCATCGCCGACCTCAAGAGCGATGGCCACAATATCCGCTACATCGACGCTGGCGGCGGCCTCGGCATCGACTACGGCACCACTGCCTTCGATCCAGCGCAGCAGGTGCAGAAGTACGCCGCTGCTCTCCGCAAAGGTCTCGCCACCGAATCTGCCCACCTCATCATCGAGCCGGGCCGCTTCATCGTGGCCCAGGCCGGAGCGCTGCTAACCCGCGTCCTCTTCGTCAAGAAGAACGGCTCCAAGACCTTCGTCATCACCGATGCCGGAATGAACGACCTCATCCGCCCCTCGCTCTACCACGCGCACCACGAGATCCTCCCCATCAAACAGCCGCGCACCGCGACCCCGTCCATCATGGCGGACATCGTTGGCCCAGTCTGCGAGTCGGGTGATTTCTTCGCTCGCGACCGTGTTCTTGCTGCCGTAAAGCCGGGTGATCTGGTCCTGATCCTCGACGCCGGGGCCTACGGCATGAGCCTGACCAGTAACTACAACAGCCGCCCTCGTCCAGCCGAGATTCTGGTCGAAGAGGGAAGCGCCAGGCTCATTCGCCGCCGCGAAACCATGCGTGACCTGCTGGCTCCAGAGGTACTCTAA
- a CDS encoding PspC domain-containing protein, which yields MFCSHCGKPIESSSRFCPACGATINSAPFTANAYQSAPRMTRPLTNRMIAGVCAAFALQYGWDVTVVRIVTALFIILTGVGALAYIAAWVIIPQESYPVSMKSI from the coding sequence ATGTTCTGTAGCCATTGCGGAAAGCCCATCGAATCGTCGTCCCGTTTCTGCCCGGCCTGCGGAGCCACCATCAACTCTGCCCCGTTTACGGCGAACGCTTACCAGTCCGCGCCCCGGATGACCCGGCCGCTTACCAACCGAATGATTGCCGGCGTCTGCGCTGCCTTCGCTCTCCAGTACGGTTGGGATGTCACCGTGGTGCGGATCGTTACGGCATTGTTCATCATTCTTACCGGCGTGGGAGCCCTGGCCTACATCGCTGCCTGGGTCATCATCCCGCAGGAATCCTATCCAGTCTCCATGAAGAGCATTTAA
- the aroA gene encoding 3-phosphoshikimate 1-carboxyvinyltransferase — protein MSIQTIRPARTLQGSVTLPGDKSISHRYAMLAGLAEGTTILSNFSTGADPHSSLACMEALGATVVKKDKTIEVTGVAGAFCQPEHPLDCGNSGSTMRMLAGLIAPHPHTFTLIGDHSLTIRPMERIRKPLSKMGAEIHLTGGDGAVGGHAPMTIIGGPLTAIDFDTPIPSAQVKTAVLFAGLQANGTTSLTESVRTRDHSEHALKAFGATLHREGDKLSIPGGQKLKAIEATVPGDLSSAAFFLCAALLFPDSNLILDSLGMNPTRAALLDVITELGGRIKVLNVEEHHGELIGTIQVNTTPGGLKGIAIAGALSAQLIDELPVIAAIAPYTREGITIRDAKELRVKESDRIALVAKNLKAMGAEFTEHEDGLTIPGNQQLHGAQIDSGDDHRIAMAFSIAALRATGDTEIHGAEAAAISFPEFFTYLDSLAQR, from the coding sequence ATGTCCATTCAAACCATCCGCCCCGCCCGCACGCTGCAAGGCTCCGTCACGCTGCCTGGAGACAAGTCCATCTCCCACCGCTATGCCATGCTCGCCGGCCTCGCCGAAGGCACCACCATCCTCTCCAACTTCTCCACCGGCGCCGATCCGCACTCCTCCCTCGCCTGCATGGAGGCCCTTGGCGCGACCGTCGTCAAAAAGGACAAGACCATCGAGGTTACCGGGGTTGCCGGTGCATTCTGTCAGCCGGAGCACCCGCTCGACTGCGGCAACTCCGGCTCGACAATGCGTATGCTGGCCGGTTTGATTGCCCCTCATCCACACACCTTCACCTTGATCGGCGACCACTCCCTCACCATACGGCCCATGGAGCGCATCCGTAAGCCACTCTCGAAGATGGGCGCAGAGATCCACCTGACCGGCGGCGACGGAGCCGTAGGCGGCCACGCTCCCATGACCATCATCGGCGGCCCGCTCACGGCCATCGACTTCGACACGCCGATCCCCTCGGCGCAGGTCAAGACCGCCGTCCTCTTTGCCGGACTTCAGGCCAACGGCACCACCAGCCTCACCGAGTCGGTCCGCACCCGCGACCACTCCGAGCACGCCCTCAAGGCGTTCGGCGCAACCCTCCACCGCGAGGGCGACAAGCTGAGCATCCCCGGCGGCCAGAAGCTTAAGGCCATCGAAGCCACTGTGCCCGGGGATCTCTCGTCGGCTGCCTTTTTTCTTTGCGCGGCGCTGCTCTTCCCTGACTCGAACCTCATCCTCGACTCGCTGGGCATGAATCCCACCCGCGCTGCCCTGCTCGATGTCATCACCGAGCTTGGCGGCAGGATCAAGGTGCTCAACGTCGAGGAACATCACGGCGAGCTGATCGGCACCATTCAGGTCAACACTACGCCCGGCGGACTCAAGGGCATCGCCATCGCCGGTGCGCTCTCTGCCCAGCTCATCGACGAATTGCCTGTCATCGCCGCGATTGCACCCTACACTCGCGAAGGGATTACGATCCGCGACGCCAAGGAGCTTCGGGTGAAGGAGTCCGACCGCATCGCGCTCGTCGCCAAGAACCTCAAAGCCATGGGAGCCGAGTTCACCGAGCACGAAGACGGTCTCACCATCCCCGGCAATCAGCAGCTCCACGGCGCACAGATCGATTCGGGCGATGACCACCGCATTGCGATGGCCTTCTCCATCGCCGCTCTCAGAGCCACGGGCGACACGGAGATCCACGGGGCCGAGGCAGCAGCTATCTCCTTCCCGGAGTTCTTCACGTATCTCGATTCACTGGCGCAGCGTTAG
- a CDS encoding glycosyltransferase family 9 protein, with amino-acid sequence MSLKKNLMGLSAGAVMASERLLRGRAVTVDPAKVKSVLFLEYLLPLGCCVHLTPVYEAIKRSRPEITVTVATRGLGLAVLRHNSSIDHLIETPDPLSDLSNAAKTLRSELQRRKLQPDCTFTGTSDQRTRIALLSFLAGSGWRGGFTLAPQLYQRPLRYLGERSQIDNNLRLADLIGAGAGHFEPRVFFSKADVATARSMAQEINPSGKPLLILVTQGSGGQRTGWHEDRFVEVIRHAHEVLGCAIAYVGTPADTAAVERIWQVAGGIGTSLTGRTSVTELAALLALSDVVVSLDTGTMHVGRAVGVPMVVMGPSWQKPLEWLPLQVANVRILRGEDRTEVPADYKLDEIKASAVIASLTDLLQAHPANPAQREKRLQASVSEVDHRS; translated from the coding sequence ATGTCTTTGAAAAAGAACCTGATGGGTCTCTCTGCCGGTGCCGTCATGGCATCGGAGCGTCTGCTCCGTGGACGTGCGGTAACGGTCGATCCAGCCAAAGTTAAGAGCGTACTTTTTCTCGAATATCTTCTTCCCCTCGGATGCTGTGTTCATCTCACCCCGGTTTACGAGGCGATCAAGCGGTCTCGGCCCGAGATTACGGTGACTGTTGCAACGCGAGGTCTCGGGCTGGCCGTCCTCCGTCATAACTCGTCAATCGATCATCTGATCGAAACGCCCGATCCCTTATCCGATCTCTCGAATGCCGCCAAAACATTACGGAGTGAACTTCAACGTCGGAAGTTGCAGCCCGACTGCACCTTCACCGGAACCTCCGATCAGCGTACCCGCATTGCTCTGCTGAGTTTTCTGGCCGGAAGCGGATGGCGTGGCGGTTTTACCCTTGCGCCGCAGCTTTATCAGCGGCCCTTGCGCTATTTGGGAGAACGCAGCCAGATCGACAACAATCTGCGGCTTGCCGATCTGATTGGCGCTGGAGCAGGCCACTTTGAGCCGCGCGTCTTCTTCTCGAAGGCCGATGTCGCAACTGCCCGGTCCATGGCTCAGGAGATCAATCCCTCGGGGAAACCATTGCTGATTCTGGTCACGCAGGGCAGCGGGGGACAGCGAACCGGCTGGCACGAAGATCGATTTGTAGAGGTGATTCGGCACGCCCACGAGGTTCTAGGATGCGCAATCGCCTATGTCGGCACGCCTGCCGATACTGCGGCGGTCGAGCGCATTTGGCAGGTTGCGGGCGGTATCGGAACGTCGTTGACGGGCAGAACCTCGGTGACAGAGCTTGCGGCGCTGCTGGCGCTGAGCGATGTGGTGGTGTCGCTCGATACCGGCACAATGCATGTTGGCCGAGCAGTGGGAGTGCCCATGGTGGTCATGGGGCCTTCGTGGCAGAAGCCGCTCGAGTGGCTCCCTCTGCAGGTGGCCAATGTCAGGATTCTGCGCGGGGAAGATCGCACCGAGGTCCCGGCAGACTACAAGCTCGATGAAATAAAGGCGTCCGCTGTGATCGCTTCGCTTACGGATTTATTGCAGGCTCACCCTGCGAACCCGGCACAGCGGGAGAAGCGTCTTCAGGCAAGTGTCTCTGAAGTCGATCACCGCAGTTGA
- a CDS encoding bifunctional nuclease family protein, whose product MKPRDQAEVHQPADSGSQAEVEMQIRGLMMDPVTNMPIVVLKDVASDLVLPIWVGIFEANAIALELEKTATPRPMTHDLLQNLARGLNAQVNKVVVSELRDDTFYAVIWMDHAGETVTLDARPSDAIALALRWDCPIYVNRQVLENSKQAASGSQTVNADEMRRWLENLNDDDMGRYKM is encoded by the coding sequence ATGAAACCACGCGATCAGGCCGAAGTGCACCAACCTGCCGACTCCGGTTCTCAGGCCGAAGTCGAGATGCAGATTCGCGGTCTCATGATGGACCCCGTCACCAATATGCCGATCGTGGTGCTGAAAGACGTCGCCAGCGATCTGGTCCTTCCCATCTGGGTGGGCATCTTCGAGGCAAACGCCATCGCTCTTGAACTCGAAAAGACAGCAACACCGCGACCGATGACGCATGATTTGCTTCAAAATCTCGCTCGCGGACTCAACGCGCAAGTCAACAAGGTCGTCGTCTCCGAGCTGCGCGACGACACCTTCTACGCCGTCATCTGGATGGACCATGCAGGCGAAACGGTAACTCTGGACGCCCGTCCATCGGATGCGATTGCCCTCGCTCTGCGCTGGGATTGCCCCATCTACGTTAATCGTCAGGTGCTTGAAAACTCGAAACAGGCCGCCAGCGGTTCGCAAACCGTCAATGCCGATGAGATGCGGCGATGGCTGGAAAATCTGAACGACGACGACATGGGCCGCTACAAAATGTAA